The Vigna unguiculata cultivar IT97K-499-35 chromosome 11, ASM411807v1, whole genome shotgun sequence genomic sequence aataaaattaatttacagaACTAATACAAATCATTTTCACTTTATTAGAAAATAGTGAAAAAAAGCACCAAAGAAAATTCACGCACAATTCCTAGACGCTGATTATTTATGTCATTCTGTGACCAGTTGTCACGATGGTGGTGGTGCTGGTCCCATAGAGGCAGAGGAGGCGGTATAGGTAAAGAGGGCAGATCAAGTGGACTGTTAACCGGACCATCCTGATCAACAATTTGATCTCTACTTTGCTGTTCAAGGTCCTGCTCTACCGAGTCAGATGATGGGCTTGTTTCTTGCGATTCCCAGTCAATGTGTGCATTACCTTGCCTTTCAACATATGATTGTATTAACTGATCCAGACTATCCCGGAAACTGCTGTGAAGGAGGTTCGAGACACTTCTCCTGCAAGATAAACAGAAAGAGTTATTCTAGATTACTCTAGCCTAcaagttttattttcaaaaatcaagTCCAGAAGCTCTACAGAACAGACCTATTAAGAAGTTCCCTGAGTTCAACACTGTACACATTGTCATCTTCAGGAAAATAAAATCCTCGAATTCTACCAGCTGGAGCACTTTCATGATCTGAAGGTCCTCCCAACCAATTTTCCACAGCCTCTTGGAAGCCACCATCTTCTTGCCATGCTTCATGAGATTCTTGTAGATGGGAGTTTTCTCCATCCCCATTTCCCAAAGTGTTTTCTGGCCACTCATTTCCTGGGTTACTGAGCTGATTACCCCCTGCACTTTCCTCAGTGCTATTTCTCCATTCAATATTATTCTGATACCAGTCACTTCCTTCATTTTCAAAAGCTTCTTCTGGCTGTTCTACTTCCAGAGCACTGGATTCATTCCAATTTACATCGTCAACATTACCATCCATATGAATGCCATGATTTGAAGAATTGTTTTCAATACTATTTATATCACACAGCTCAGAATGCTCAATATGCACCTCGCTGGATTCCTGGTTATTATTATACATCGAATATTCAATTGGCAAGCTTTGTTGGGTAATTTCATTAGCATCGTAATCAATAGGCAACACATCAACATTTTGCTCGTTGCTGTTCACACTATCAACACTAGCACTGAATGATGATTGGCAATCTAGTGATCCAATAGGCAAATGTTGCATTCGATCTCCTACTTGAGCATTAGATTCTTGCCAATTTAGATTCTCAGATGTGGTACCTTGTACACAGCTCTGGCTGTCTGATACCCCGAGACCATCGCTTCCTCTGTGATTAGGGTCAGACTGTTCAGAATGTACAATTGGGACCAAATGTGAACTGTTTGATCCCATTTGTTCATTAGTGCTAAAATCAATATTATCAACATTTGACGAGGTATCAGATACATTGCTGGTTGCTTGACTGCAACCACTATTCTCCTTTCTAGCGAAAAAACCCTCCCTGTTCAGAAGACAAGTTAATGTCATTGgcatttaacaaaaatataaaataattaaaatgaagatcatgataaaataattaaagtccTCAAATCAGATTAAGGAACAAATAGATTCTTCAACCatctttagaaagaaaaaacagaggaattattttataatgtcaTTAATTACACAGATATccctattttttattctttgtttttcaACTAAAACAAATTAGTATTTcacatttcttttaaaaaaagcaGGGGAAAAATGAACATGTGAAtccaatatataaaaatattagtaaaatttaaattccaaAAATATATCAGTTTAACATTCAAAGGATGCATATTCCAAAATTTTCAATACAAGCCTACCTATAAGTTGCAGTATAATGAAATAAAGTTATGTATATCAACTCACGTGCAGAAGATTGTCATGCATATTTATCGGGTAAAAACATGCATAAAGCTAAAAAAGGTATgcaaaaaaatgtatttgaaagCATCAACTGAATgtcataaataaattcatacCTTAGACCTGATACAGTTTGTTTACGCCTCAAGAAGCCCAATTCACTTTCTGCAACAGACAGGGGCCTGTTATTATCAACAGGTCTATCATTTCTCAAGAATCTGCCTCTAAGCAATGCCTACAAACATTTCAACAAACATTCATTTGGTGGACAAAGTTTAcgatttaaattatttttgcattC encodes the following:
- the LOC114169423 gene encoding uncharacterized protein LOC114169423 isoform X2; the protein is MAIAGLHSVSVLDSPFLRDSHSQSSRRGGEGRRGSTRSSSLLQMWREIEDEHVVNQVQGRPGDVPLEQRRSGLIAELSQEDRLDIQERGQGHVLEDAVLVENESETWSQSQSHNESHEDHEDLNNSSCENSSDLGEVERERVRQIFREWMNSGARDHVSNGSRRSSGSRREWLGETEQERVRVIREWVQMSSQQRSVSSGENREESSAEIGTQIERVRDGLIVNQNGGQNEHTRRGIRKLCGRQAMLDMLKKAERERQREIEDLSVHRAVSQFPYRNRIQALLRGRFLRNDRPVDNNRPLSVAESELGFLRRKQTVSGLREGFFARKENSGCSQATSNVSDTSSNVDNIDFSTNEQMGSNSSHLVPIVHSEQSDPNHRGSDGLGVSDSQSCVQGTTSENLNWQESNAQVGDRMQHLPIGSLDCQSSFSASVDSVNSNEQNVDVLPIDYDANEITQQSLPIEYSMYNNNQESSEVHIEHSELCDINSIENNSSNHGIHMDGNVDDVNWNESSALEVEQPEEAFENEGSDWYQNNIEWRNSTEESAGGNQLSNPGNEWPENTLGNGDGENSHLQESHEAWQEDGGFQEAVENWLGGPSDHESAPAGRIRGFYFPEDDNVYSVELRELLNRRSVSNLLHSSFRDSLDQLIQSYVERQGNAHIDWESQETSPSSDSVEQDLEQQSRDQIVDQDGPVNSPLDLPSLPIPPPLPLWDQHHHHRDNWSQNDINNQRLGIDWEIVNDLRIDMARLQQRMNNMQRMLEACMDMQLELQRSIRQEVSAALNRSAEIHDCESPEDKSKWECVRKGLCCVCCESNIDSLLYRCGHLCTCSKCANELLQSKKKCPMCQAPVVEVIRAYSIQ
- the LOC114169423 gene encoding uncharacterized protein LOC114169423 isoform X1; its protein translation is MAIAGLHSVSVLDSPFLRDSHSQSSRRGGEGRRGSTRSSSLLQMWREIEDEHVVNQVQGRPGDVPLEQRRSGLIAELSQEDRLDIQERGQGHVLEDAVLVENESETWSQSQSHNESHEDHEDLNNSSCENSSDLGEVERERVRQIFREWMNSGARDHVSNGSRRSSGSRREWLGETEQERVRVIREWVQMSSQQRSVSSGENREESSAEIGTQIERVRDGLIVNQNGGQNEHTRRGIRKLCGRQAMLDMLKKAERERQREIEDLSVHRAVSQFPYRNRIQALLRGRFLRNDRPVDNNRPLSVAESELGFLRRKQTVSGLREGFFARKENSGCSQATSNVSDTSSNVDNIDFSTNEQMGSNSSHLVPIVHSEQSDPNHRGSDGLGVSDSQSCVQGTTSENLNWQESNAQVGDRMQHLPIGSLDCQSSFSASVDSVNSNEQNVDVLPIDYDANEITQQSLPIEYSMYNNNQESSEVHIEHSELCDINSIENNSSNHGIHMDGNVDDVNWNESSALEVEQPEEAFENEGSDWYQNNIEWRNSTEESAGGNQLSNPGNEWPENTLGNGDGENSHLQESHEAWQEDGGFQEAVENWLGGPSDHESAPAGRIRGFYFPEDDNVYSVELRELLNRRSVSNLLHSSFRDSLDQLIQSYVERQGNAHIDWESQETSPSSDSVEQDLEQQSRDQIVDQDGPVNSPLDLPSLPIPPPLPLWDQHHHHRDNWSQNDINNQRLGIDWEIVNDLRIDMARLQQRMNNMQRMLEACMDMQLELQRSIRQEVSAALNRSAGSSEIHDCESPEDKSKWECVRKGLCCVCCESNIDSLLYRCGHLCTCSKCANELLQSKKKCPMCQAPVVEVIRAYSIQ